In the Ranitomeya imitator isolate aRanImi1 chromosome 2, aRanImi1.pri, whole genome shotgun sequence genome, tatatagcacagcccacgtagtatatagcacagccacgtaatgtattgcacagcccacgtagtatattgtattgcacagcccacgtagtatattgcacagcccacgcagtatattgtacaggccacgtagtatattgcacagctcaagtagtatactgcacagtccacgtagtatattgcacagctcacgttgtatattgcacagcccacgtagtatattgcacagctcacgtagtatattgcacagcccacatagtatattgcacagcccacatagtatattgcacagcccacgtagtatattgaacagcccacacagtatattgcacaggccacgtagtatattgcacagtccacgtagtatattgcacagctcacgtagtatattgcaccgctcacatagtatattgcacagcccacgtagtatattgcacagcccacgcagtatattgcacagcccacgtagtatatagcaatgtgggcatcatatccctgttaaaaaaaaaaaaaaaatagttatatagtcaccttccggagcccctggatccaggcgaagaatttaccgatgctcctcgcgcgctccggtctcaagagtgcattgcggtctcgagagatgatgacgtagcagtctcgcgagcccgctatgtcatcatctcgcgagactgcaatgcatggagcggtcaccagggcgTCACGAGGAGCGGAAAGGCCTGTTctagatccgaggggccgacggatggtgagtatataactattttttttttttaattatttttagcattagatctttttactattgatgctgcataggcagcatcaatagtaaaaaattggtcacacagggttaatagcagcgttaacggagtgcgttacactttgtgattttactgtacgctgcACATGAATTGTCAGcttttcttctatatatatatatatatatatatatatatatatatatatatatacatacatacatacatagtatatactgtatatatatatatatatatatatatatatatgtattttaatgaatatttcctttgaaaacaatgtgtaaatgacagagttcctgtgtgtaaaagctcatgttaaaatcgcattgcaattggatagcaatctcactgcattcggatgtaaatcggatgctaggtgtgaaaatcgcattgcactcgcatgacCCTCGTCCGTTTTTTCAGTCCTGATAGCGGAACGTTTTCTTTtcacacatatgggtatgagccctaatcaGTATAAAGGCGCTGACCTGACACCATTTCTAGGGTACTGTGCACAAttttgctgacaggttcactttaacacaGTTtattttatggacatctatggtttgatttctttgcctgtgtgcatTGGATGGGTTGCtacagacatctggtgagaatgTCATGCCAATAGTACTTTTAGAAATATATTcagttagaaaattggtgacgtgttcaatacttattccaCTCACTGTAATCAATAGACAAAGGTACACCCAGATAGTTGTCGGCGCTTCCGTCACAAGATTCTCGTGGATATCAAATATAGTCATTTATTTTGGAGTAACGAGATAAAACAACGTTACAGGATGTTGGAGTCGAAACGCGTTGTTTTATCCTATAACTTCTAAATAAATTACTATATTTGATATTCAGGAGAATCTTGTGACGTAAGCGCAGACAACTATCTGGGTGTTCATTTGTCTATTGATTGCTTTTACCACGGTTTTCTGAAGCCTTCCGTGAGGCCAGCTAGTCGAGCTGCAGTCCGCCTCCATGGGATTCCTGTGGGATCCTGTTTATGCCTCATTTCGCCTGTTTAtggtgagtgcaaccctatcttttAGGGTCAGTTGGATCCGCTCACTGTAAGTGAGACAAGTGAATCCCAATCAACTACATCATACATaataaacttgtaaaaaaaaaaggagacaTAGAACAAAAAACATGTTACATGCCCAACAAAAATGTATGTTCAGGGGAGAACTCCAATACTAATCTGGAGTTGCAATCATTCATGGTGGACCGTTGGTGCACCTATGTGTTCTGAAAAGAAAATTTGAGAAACTATTAGCACCCCCCCACCATTTCAGAAGCGATTGTGCAGTCATCCGAATTCCTTAGGATCGAAAACATTACGTAATTTATGAAGTGATGACTCCATCAAACCAGGGCTTGAGCCATGCCAATACATCTCCTGAAGGtgtgaataaggctatgtgcacacgttcaggatttcttgcacaaTTTCCTaagcaaaaccagacattttctgcaagaaatccgcatgcttttttgcgagtttttgacgcgttttttaccggagcttcccaatgcattaaatagcgggaaaaatgcgaaaaatccgcaaaatttatgaacatgctgcgttttttactgcaatgcatttttttcacggaaaaaaaaaacgcatcatgtgcacaaaaattgcagaatgcattctaaatgatgggatgcataatgtatgcattttttatgcgtttttatagcaaaaaaacgcaaacagcctaaatgtatattacagccatgcacagcttagagatatatcatggacAGGTGTAGTGTTTTTTAATAGTTTATCGCAATTCTGTTTGAAGTTAGTCAGTTTTAAAATGAATTGAaagctcaaaaatataaagggaaacTTTTTATACAGAAAattacacttggcctcactgcacatttaatgttgttgaTCATAAAAGTAAAATttcgccagaaagactggacctggtcttgtagggaccatatgagaacATTCAGCAGCACCGAAGGGAGacaaggtagattcatccaataaggtatcagggttctaggaagccaacaaaaTCATTACACTCAGCTTCTTCTTAAAGGCCCATCATATTTTTCTTCTAGTGAttgtctaacttgtcagcacattcaacataCGCTGTCATTTggatttgtagtttacagatctggacaTATAACGGTCAGCGCCTTCTAATCCCAGAGGGTAGATGGATCCTCTAGGTTTTAAATTCtacagaaaagggctttcaatgtgcAAAgtaatttaaacattttttttttttggtgggggggggggtggatgtTGTGATCTGGAGGCAAGGAGGTAATCACATGATTGTGATACGGCCTGACTACACAACCGAtatagcagccacagccggtgactgagaggaATCTGTGAATTCTCTGAATTTAGtgtttactactcacctgggtagtcatatgtaggaatctcctctttacaccactcatcacccctcgcatatgtctctgtagtattaatatgggtcacatcttcaccctgaaaaaaatattgcaaaagtcacagacagatggagaagtcacatctatgatcagctctgatCCTGCCATCTcctccgttctcattacacaagtataaaacatataatactggtggataaaacaagactgaacaaaagaccttcacagccgtctacatctacacatcataggggagatctcatgacaccttctcttcaTCTACCTgaggatcctgaggaacattgggatcttcttgtttacagtcctgtggaagaagaggacggggacatctctctggtgttgtcctcttactggatagaactggaggaaacacatacaggaactaaattcattctttacatacagataattataggccatgtgtatttagtcctgtctattacctggtgatgtgaggggctggggaacctccatcatgatgtccttgtacaaatctttgtgtccttctaaatactcccactcctccatggagaaatagacagcgacatcctgacaccttaatggaacctgacacatacaatgataccgtcatccccctatcccttcatagcattattgtataatgtcccagcattcccagcgttgtcacctctccagtcagcagctgaaTCAtcatgtagatgagttctaggatcttctggtcattgatgtcctcatgcatTTGATGGTGAGGCAGATGCCCCGTGTCTggcctcaggggtcttccccattccTCAGACACAGGATCCTGACCGCGCTTGCTAGAGGTCTTCTTCATTACTGTGTAATCCTAGTTATGGAAAGACACATTAAtaaagataagaatgatgtaatgtggcgCCATCAGAGTCTCTCACctgtccagtaagccggaagaggatttcTATGGTGAGTTGTAATAGCCTCTTCTCCATTTTGTTATTGTCCATGTCCATTCTTGATGGGTGAATCAGAAAAGTTCTCgaaatatagaagatctccactgagaagaTCCAAAATCGTACGAACCTGAATGTGAAGAAGATAAGTCAATAtactgtggggaaaaaaagtatttagtcagccaccaattgtgcaagttctcccacttaaaaacatgagaggcctgtaattgacatcataggtagatcaaaactatgagagtcaaaatgggaaaacaaacccagaaaatcaccttgtctgatttggcaagatttattttgcaaattgtggtggaaaataagtatttggtcacctaaaaacatgcaagatttttggctctcacagacctgtaacttcttctttaagaggctgaacttgttatcagtataaaagacacctgtccacaacctcagtcacactccaaactccactatggtgaagaccaaagagctgtcgaaggacactagaaacaaaattgtagcccagcaccaggctgggaagactgaatctgcaataggtaagaagcttgatgtgatgaaatcaactgtgggagcagtaATAAGAAACTGGAAGACATACAAgagcactgataatctcccttgatctggggctccatgcaagatctcaccccgtggggtcaaaatgatcacaagaacggagaggaaaaattccagaaccacatggggggacctagtgaatgacctacatagagctgggaccactgtaacaaaggctaccatcagtaacacacaacACCGccagggacttagatcctgcagtgccatacatctcccctgcttaagccagtacatgtccaggaccgtctgaagtttgctagagagcatttggattatccagaagagtattaggagaatgtcatatggtctgatgaaaccaaagtagaactgtttggtagaaacaaaacccaTCGttattggaggagacagaatgctgagttgcatccaaagaacaccatacctactgtgaagcatgggggtggtaacatcgtgctttggggctgtttctctgcaaagggaccaggacgactgaactgtgtacatgaatgaatgaattgggccatgtatcgcgagattttgagtgcaaacctccttccatcagcaagggcactgtaTAGTACACTTTCTATgccaaatggttaaaaaaaaagaaaaactctttTATTGTACATTGTACATGTATGTTGCAGTGGTGTTATGGGCACGGCCACAATGCTAACCCTGCCAGTTTGATGTCAAAAGCAACCATGGCATCTAGGAAAGTTGTTAGAGTTATTGAGCTCCCTTGTACCTCTCATTTCCCCTCCTCAACTACTCTATTGTGGGGGCTGCTGGGTTACAAAGGTACCGAAatgcctaataatggtgtctgaGCTTGCAATGTACGAAGGTCTATTAGGTCGGGCCAGAGGCAGCATCCAAAAGGTTACCTTCtaatgcccccatacacagtagtcTAAAGTTGCATGAAAGCACTGATTTTGGGGGTTTGGGTGTAATAATGTACATGGGgggcctcccgacagatgatgtcagggcagagaaggatctggcttcctgaatttcagaggctaatctgtttgttcttcctgtagataatcgTCCACTAGTggagtctggaggcgactctctcatacagaccacaggaaagctggaatatttgtgtgtatgggggagtcgggagagaagcCGTCTGCCAAGTGACCATTCAGCCAATATATAATCTCACATGTATTTGGCtgttagtattacactgacaggcAGTGATGATACATggcactacagtagtacagtgcatcaccggagccatcagaggcttgtatgCTGTATGATCATACTAAAAGTTTTAAGAGAAgtacaggcagcacagtggctcagtggatagcactgcagccttgcagcgcaggggtcctgggttcaaatcccaccaaggacaacatctgcaaggagtttgtatgttctccccgtttttgagtgggtttcctcccacattccaaaaaaaacatactgatagggattctagattgtgagccccatcgggacagcgataataatgtttgcaaactataaagcgctgcggaatatgtttaccctatataaaaaaaagaaagagaaaaataaaCATCACAGTTTTAGAAAGAGAACATTCTCCTTCTTGATGAAGACATTGAGAAGTCATCTTCTATATATCTGAGGTAAATGAAAAGAGCCTCCATTATTTTAGGAGACATATAGAGAAgatagcctcctccattatatccaaAGCGCACAGAGAGGGGGAGTCCTGTGTTCCCCATCAACACATCAAAATATACCGCCATGACAGCCGGGGCCTAACAATAGAGTCCTATAATGATGTCATTATAATTCTAaggcaaaaacaaacaaaataaaatacaGCTACATTCACTACAAATATAGAATGTCTCCATTACATGTACAGCTCATACTGCAGATACAGCCCCTCATACATCTATAGCACTGGCCCGGATCCACAATTCCAGATTTAGGAAAATGATCCAAGGGGTCAATGCTGTGTCCCGGGTCATCGGTATtctcccttttctcaccatggaaacaacaagaaCCCTCACTgttaccctgatccactcccatctggactactgtaatgctctattaattgacttctccctcactcgactttcccctcttcattccatccttaatgcagcagccaggttcATCTGTAAGGAGGTGGTCGGTCTCCTCAGTTGCGCCCTCTCCTTCTGCCGTGTGGCCCCCGTGCACTTCATATGTTAGGTACCTGTATGTTTTATGTGTCATTATGCAGTATTTGTATTGTAATGTAATGTTTGCATTGTTCCTGATGTAATATGCTGTGCTGTGTTTGCCCTTTAACCTTGTGCTATGTCAGTATGTATTACTGCTGTTAGATCAAGGAAAGCAATAGTTAAACTGGTGGTCTGAGCCAGCAGCAGAGAGGCTGGACTTGCAGCCACAAGTGGAGAGGAAGCTCAGAACTGCCTGGGACGTTGGCCAGGTCAGACTTGTATGACAGACGAGGCACTGCCAGACCCCCCGGATGGGAGAGGTCTGTTACCCCGGACTCAAAGGACTCCAGGAACTCAAGAGGGGTCCCAAGGACCAAAGAACTGAAGATCACAACACGGGCAATAAGACTCTGGAAGGGCTCCAGCTTCTGAAGGGGTAATCCCGGCGTGTGGACTACTGTCTGTGTCTGCTGCAGCTGCTGTGGGTGTAGCTGCAAAGCATGTCAGGGAGAGATCAGGAATCCAGTGCTGTTATTCTACTCCATTCctgtttattaaaagttatttttttccctGTTGGAGAACAGCTGTCTGGATTGCTGAGACTAGAACAGAGAAGGTAACTTTTTTTGGAGAAAGGTTGAATCTATCCCAGATTGCATGTACAAGGGGCCAGGGTGTCTACAGATTGTGTTTATTGGGTGAGCTCGGTCCGGACTACCACCCCGGTGCCCcttgttaggctgctgtcacactagcagtatttggtcagtattttacatcagtatttgtaagccaaaaccaggaggggaacaattagaggaaaagtataatagaaacatatgcaccacttctgcatttatcacccactcctggttttggctacaaataccgatgtaaaatactgaccaaatactgctagtgtgacggcagcctttcaCGTCTGTCTGGCTAATCGGTACTGGGACGCGTCCGCTCTGTGCCACTGGCTACCCATACATTACAGCAGAGGTggagaacctcaggccccagggccatttacggccttcgatgaccttttatcaggcccacaAGCAGATTCTCAGGGGCCGCATTTGAAAGATttggggcatgcaatgaaagattacatcctgactccagtgccagagtcaggatgtactttgtgggcggagtttgtatggcccccgaaggattGTAAAGAGAGGTCAGAAGcctctctttgatgcgggctccggcggtgagcccgcaccaaagccgggacatgtcagctgttttgaacagctgacatgtgcccgtaataggcgcgagcagaatcgcgatctgcccgcgcctatgaactagttaaatgccgctgtcaaaggcagacagcggcatttaactaccgcatccggccgggcggccggaaataacgtcatcgccgacccccgtcacatgatcggagatcggcgatgcttctccattgtaaccatagaggtccttgagacctctatggttgctgatcgcaggtagctgtgagcgccaccctgtggtcggcgctcacagcacacctgcaattttgctacatagcagcgaacagcagatcgctgctatgtagcagagccgatcgcgttgtgcctgcttctagcctcccatgaaggctattgaagcatggcaaaagtaaaaaaaaaaagttaaaaaaatgtgaaaaaaataaaaaaaatataaaagtttaaatgacccccctttcgccccaatcaaaataaatcaataaaaaaaaaaatcaaatctacacatatttggtatcgccgcactcagaatcgcccactctatcaattaaaaaaaagcattaacctgatcgctaaacagcgtagcgagaaaaaattagaaacgccagaattacgtttttttggtcgccgcgacattgcattaaaatgcaataatgggcgatcaaaagaacgtatctgcaccaaaatgctatcattaaaaacgtcatctcggcacacaaaaaataagccctgaaccgaccccagatcatgaaaaatggagacgctacgagtatcagaaaatggcacaattttttttttttttttagcaaagtttggaattttttttcaccacttaggtaaaaaataacttagtcatgttaggtgtctatgaactcgtaatgacctagagaatcataatgtcaggtcagttttagcatttagtgaaccgagcaaaaaagccaaacaaaaaacaaatgtgggattgcactttttttgcaatttcaccacacttggaatttttttcccgttttctagtacacgacatgctaaaaccaatgaggttgttcaaaagtacagcttgtcccgcaaaaaataagccctcacatggccaaattgacggaaaaataaaaaagttatggctctgggaaggaggggagtgaaaaacgaacacggaaaaactaaaaatcccaaggtcatgaaggggttaattattgtattatccttaaagggaacctgtcaccccgaaaatcacgggtgaggtaagcccaccggcatcaggggcttatctgcagcattctgtaatgctgtagataagcccccgatgttacctgaaagaggagaaaaagacgttatactatactcacccaggggcggtcccgctgctggtccggtcaaacgggcgtctctggtgcgctgcggcgcctcccatcttcattacaagacgtcctcttctgatcttcagccacggctccggcgcaggcgtactttgctctgccctcttgagggcagaggatagtactgcagtgcgcaggcgccagaaaggtcagaggcccggcgcctgcacactgcagtactttgtctgca is a window encoding:
- the LOC138663714 gene encoding oocyte zinc finger protein XlCOF8.4-like, which produces MDMDNNKMEKRLLQLTIEILFRLTGQDYTVMKKTSSKRGQDPVSEEWGRPLRPDTGHLPHHQMHEDINDQKILELIYMMIQLLTGEVPLRCQDVAVYFSMEEWEYLEGHKDLYKDIMMEVPQPLTSPVLSSKRTTPERCPRPLLPQDCKQEDPNVPQDPQGEDVTHINTTETYARGDEWCKEEIPTYDYPDKENKAARMTQPITWPEPIEHLWKELMLRVHRSTRDLQDLKNVYVEEWVIITPEQCMQLVSPYGGILKLPSPAKAFVQVFIKFQ